A stretch of DNA from Pirellulales bacterium:
GATGGCGCTCGATCAGCACGGCACGCTCGGCGCCACGGCTCATGGCCTCCAGTCCCAAGGCGCCGGTGCCGGCGAACAGGTCGATCGCCTGGCGCCCCTTGACGTCGCTCTGGACTAAGTTGAACACCGCCTCGCGGACGCGATCTTTCATTGGCCGGGTGCGCTCGTCGCCGCTGTATTTGAGTTTGCGGCCGCGAAACAGCCCACCAATGATCCGCAGACCGGCCAGGGGCGGTCGATCGCCGCGTCCGCCGGCAAAGCGGGGATTTTTAGGTTTTGCGCGTTTGGCCATAGGGGTTGTTGTGCGTGGGTGGTGGAAATCTCGAGGGCAGATCGCCAGTCGAACCCTGGAAGCTCGCGTGACGTTTCCTATGATAGTGGCATTCCATCGCCGACTTACGCGAAATCCAGAGCTATAAGGGAAATTCACCGATGCGGTTCAGCCTTGGTTTGGTTTTGATGATCGTGGCAGCTTGCGGCATGTCCGCTGTGGTACGTGCGCAGGAGGAAAAAGCGGCCGATCCGGCCGCGGCGGCGACAGAACCGGCCGCAGAACCGGCAGCAGTGGCCGTACCCGAGCAAAAGCCCGCGGAGGCGCCAGCGGCGGCGCCGGCGACTTCGCCCGATGAAGGGACGACGCCCGAGTTTCGCGAGCAGATCCAGGCCTGGAAGGATCTGCTGAAGCAATTGCGCGAACTGCAAGTGCGCTACAAAGTGGCCAAGCCGGCCGAGCGCGCCCCGATCGAAGAAGAATACAACAAGCTGATCGCGCAAGGCGAGGCGATGGCGCCGAAGCTGCTCGAGGCCACGCTGGGGGCGTACAAGGCGCACCCCAACAAGAACCAAGAGGTGTCGCAGTTTTTGATCTCGCGAGTCGATTCGGACATCAAGAACGACCGCTATCAGCAGGCGTTTGATGTGGCCCAGGCGC
This window harbors:
- a CDS encoding RsmD family RNA methyltransferase translates to MAKRAKPKNPRFAGGRGDRPPLAGLRIIGGLFRGRKLKYSGDERTRPMKDRVREAVFNLVQSDVKGRQAIDLFAGTGALGLEAMSRGAERAVLIERH